CCTCAGGCGTTGGATACAAGAAAGCTCACCAGATTCTGTGATTCAGGTTATAGACACAAATTTGCGTCATCCTGAAGATATATTGGTACAAAGGAAGATTGAATGCATATCATCTATCTTGCAACTTGGTTTAAGTTGTACAACAGATGCTTCTGAGGAGAGAATAAACATGAAAGAAGCTCTAGGAGCATTGCAGAAGATCAAACTTCAGTTTATCAAAGATATCACACCTTGAAGTAGACGGTAAAACCATTATATATGAGATAATCCATTAGCATTATGTCAAAATCTCATTCCAAAGCTTACCATTCATTCAAGTAGTACTCATGTTTTTCTACTGAATATATGGCAGAGCCTTGGAGTGCAAATGTATATGTGGGAACTCTTTGTCTTGACTTGGTGTCCCACCAAATGTTAAAAGTTCAAGACGGGAATGAGATATGTTGTATTGCCAATAAATTTGTTTACAAATATAGAGACCTTAAGTTCGTGATCCCAATTTATATGTTGACTTGGTGTTTATGCTTGTCATACATATATGGCAATTAAGGTGGTAATTTACATTTAGTTGTTCATATATCTTTCCCTGATAGAGCcgttatttggcacattttgcaATGTTATTTTGTCATAATTTTGGCCATTCACGGTgctaagaattggaatttaactcATATTTCACATTTGTATGAATTATAGGTGGTCGGCATTAAAAATGATCTCTGGAAGCAAATTTACAGTACAATTTCCGTTGGCTTGTGCGTATACTTTTGGGTTTCAGTACAAACATCAAAGCGGAGACAAGGAAGACGTGAATCGCGAGGAGCACGGGATTAAAACTCCAAAAGTCcctttgtttcaattaattggGCCAGACGTCTTTTTGGTTGAAAACCTCCTGCGGCGCTACAAATAGAAAGGGAAAAAAGCCAGATTCACGTATTAGGATTTTAGAtagctttagttttctttttccctaGCCGTCAGACGTCAGAGACCCTTTTCGTTTTCGCTCTTGGTTTGGGCGCTTTTGACTCTTTTGTTTTTACTTTGGCTTTGTACAATTTCCGTTGGCTTGTGCGTATACTTTTGGGTTTCAGTACAAACATCAAAGCGGAGACAAGGaagactttttcctttttctttcttcggtACTTCAGCGTTTCAAATTCTGCGATGTTTGCGCGGGTGTTTTCAATTAAACCAcgcgggattgacacgatgaggagcggctaatttcctcctctacccaaaggttaacgcgaagg
This portion of the Coffea eugenioides isolate CCC68of chromosome 11, Ceug_1.0, whole genome shotgun sequence genome encodes:
- the LOC113751030 gene encoding probable serine/threonine-protein kinase At1g01540, coding for MVGHVCDFGIAKLLGDEESVVQTKTLGTFGYIAPEYGLEGLISTSSDVYSFGIILMETFTKRKPKDEMFTEELNLRRWIQESSPDSVIQVIDTNLRHPEDILVQRKIECISSILQLGLSCTTDASEERINMKEALGALQKIKLQFIKDITP